In Dethiosulfovibrio faecalis, the genomic stretch GACGGAATTAAAAACGAAGCGGTAGAGATATTTCAGACGTTGGGAATCGACACGGCAAGCGCTATAAGGATGTTTTTCCATAGCGTTGTCAACGAGGGAGGATTACCTTTCGACTTGAAGGTTAAAGATCCCTTTTACTCTCCTGCTAATATGGAACGTTTGAGGAAATCTATCGCATCGTTGGAGGCAGGGAAGGGCTCTTCCCACGAACTGGTGGGTACGGAAGATGATAAAGACCTGGTCTGATCAGGCTTGGGAAGACTACCTTTATTGGCAAAAGGAATGTAGCAAAACCCTTAAAAAGATAAATAAATTGATAAAGGACATAGATAGAAACGGCTACGAGGGGATCGGCGACCCCGAGCCCTTGAAAGGCGATCTTGCCGGTTGGTGGAGTCGCAGGATAAATCGTTTCGACAGAATCGTCTACAGGATAAACGGTGGTGCTATAGAGATAGCACAGTGCCGATCCCATTACGGCTCTAAGGATAGCGCTATAAACTGGAGTCCCGATAAAAACGCACGTTAGATGAAAAAGAGAGAGGCCCGGCCGGGCCTCTCTCTTTATTTGGGTTCGAAGGTAGATTCTTCTCGAAGAGCCTCGAAAAGCTCTCTCTCTCGATCTGTCAGCTTCTCCGGAATCACGATCTCGATCTTCACGTAAAGATCTCCGTTGCCGCTGCCTCTGAGGGGAAGTCCCTTTCCCTTAAGCCTCAATCTCCTGCCGGTCTGGGTTCCCGGAGGCAGCTTTATCTTCACCGATCCGTCCAGGGTGGAAACGGCTAGAGCGTCCATCCCCAAGGCTGCGTCCCATGGGGTTACCTTGACCGTGGTCGTCAGGTCGTGTCCTCTTATCTCGAACCTGGGATCCTCGATCAACTTGACCGTGATATGCAGATCCCCTCTGGGGCCCCCTCCGGACTGCCCCCCCTGCCCTTTAAGGGTCAGCTTGCTGCCGTCGGCGATGCCTCTCGGAAGGTTTACCTCCAAGGTCCTTCGTCCTCTCGGCCCCTGCAAGGTCATCTTCCTTTTTATGGGGGCTTTTGCCGCGTCGGAAAGGGGAATCTCCAGGTTCACCGACTGATCCTGTCCTCTGGATTGGCCCCCTCCGCCGAAGAACATATCGTCTCCCATGGACATGCCGTCCATTCCCATTCCGCCCATGTTGCCGAAGATGGTCTTGAAGAAATCGCTGAAGCCGCCCATATCCCCGCCGAAATCCATGTGAACCCTTCCGCCCCCGGGGCCGTAGCCTCCGTATCCCCCGCCGGGAGGGGCGAAATCCTGGCCGTTCTGCCAGTTGGGGCCGAGCTCGTCGTACAGCTTTCTCTTCTTGGGATCCCGAAGCACCTCGTAGGCCTCGTTGACCTCCTTATACCTCTTCTCCCCCTCGGCGCTCTTGTTCACGTCGGGATGGTACTTCTTGGCCAGCTTTCTGTATGCTCTCTTTATCTCCGATTCCTGGGCGCTTCTGGAAACGCCCAGGATCTCGTAGTAGTCCTTGTATTGTACCGACATGGGACGGCCTCCCTCATCTCTTGTTTGACATATCTTGACCTTGGGAATTATACAGTGATATGCCCCCTTTGTGAACCCCCCGGTCTTAAATCCCACTAGAAAGCTTGTGTTTTGTCTCCCTATGGCATATACTCTCTTCGTAGGGGGAAAAGGTCTTTTTTATGGCGGAATCCGTCGCGGTATCGCCATTTATTATGGAGGAGGAATGGGGAATGAGTTCGACGACACTGTTGGAGGTCAACGACCTTCACGTGGAGGTCGAGGGCCGTGAGGTCCTGAAGGGCGTATCCCTGAAGATCGGCGAGGGCGAAGTCCACGCCATCTTCGGACCGAACGGATCGGGCAAGACGACCCTTCTGGGAAGCGTCATGGGACTTGGCAAATACAGCGTCACCAAAGGGACTATCCTGTTCGGAGGAACCGACATCACCGGTATGTCCGTGGACGAGAGGGCCCGCCTCGGCGTGGGAATGTCGTTTCAGAGGCCTCCGACCATAAACGGCGTAAAGCTCAGATCGTTGCTCGAGATATGCGACGGAGGCGACTCCGCCGAGATAGAGGCCCTTTCGGAAAAACTGAACGTAACCTCTTTTTTGGATCGAGAGGTCAACGCCGGGCTGTCCGGCGGAGAGCTCAAGAGGGTGGAACTGCTTCAGCTGCTGCTTCAGAAGCCCGAGCTGGTCTTTCTGGACGAGCCCGAATCCGGCGTCGACCTGGAGAACATGGCCCTCATCGGGCGGGCCTCCGCGTCGGTGCTCGGCAGGGAGAGGCCCATCTCCGCCTGCGAAGGCTGCCCCGGAACCTCCTGTAGGGTGGACATCTCCCTGAAGGAGATGAAAGAGCTTCGCTACAAGGCGGGGCTTCTCATAACCCACACGGGCCACATAATGGACTACGTCAACGTGGACAAAGGCCACGTCATGATGGACGGACGGATAGTCTGCTCCGGAAACGCCGGGGACATCCTGGCGGAGATCCGTCGAAGCGGATACTCCGAGTGCTTCCGCTGTCTCGTAAAGGAAGGGGTTCGGAGCTGATGGACATAGACAGAAAGGCCTACGGACACAGGGCTCCCGAGAGGCCCGAGCTGGCCAGACTGGCGGACCTTCCCGAGGAGGACAAAGCCACTCTGGTCCGAAGCGGAATAGACCCGGATGCCCAGGTCTCCGGCAGCTTCATGCTGACAGACAGCTCCACCGTCCACTGCGACTGCTCCGACCCCAACGTCGAGGTGCTTCCGATGCAGACCGCCATGGACCTTCACGACGGCCTGAAGGAATACAGCTGGAATCTCATGGAGAAGGAGTCCGACCAGGTCGACGGAGGCTATTTCATAAGATCCAGGCCGGGAGCAACCGTCACATATCCGCTCCAGACCTGTCTCTACCTGGCGGAGGATCGGTCCGCCCAGGACGTCCACAACATAGTGATAGCCGAGGAGGGATCCACCCTCAACATACTGAGCGGCTGCGCCTCCGCTCCGGGGGTGAGGTCCGGCCTTCACGTGGGAATATCGGAGATCTACGTTAAAAAGGGAGCAACCCTGTCGTTCACCATGGTCCACAACTGGGCGGAGGAAATGGCGGTCCGTCCCAAGACCAAGGTAATGGTGGAGGAAGGGGGAACCTTCATCTCCAACTACATATGCCTGAAGCCGGCCAAGGACCTGGTAATGTACCCCACCGCGATCCTTAACGGCGAAGGGGCCGTGGCCACCTTCAACAGCGTCTTCCTGGCCACCCCGGGATCCACCATAGACTCGGGTTCCCGGGTGATACTTAAGGCCCCCGACACCAGGGCCGAGGTCGTGTCCAGAGCCGTCTCCATGGGCGGAAAGATATACGCCAGAGGGCATCTGGTGGGAGAGGTGCCCGGGGTGAAGGCCCATCTGGAGTGCGACGGCCTCATCCTGTCCGATAGCGGCCTTATCCACGCCATTCCCGAGCTTGAGGCCCGCTGCAACGACCTGGAGATGTCCCACGAGGCGGCGGTGGGGAAAATAGCCCAGGAGGAGATAGAGTATCTCATGGCCCGGGGGCTCTCTGAGGAGGACGCTCGGTCGCTCATAATAAAGGGATTCCTGTCGCTGGACATAATGGGCTTGCCCGACGAGCTCAAGAGAGACATGGAGGAAACCATCCGCAAGGCCGGATCGGAAGGAGCCATGTAATATCCGAAAGGACGGAGGTATAGCCATGACGAGTCATTTGCTCAAGGTACCGGATATGTCCTGTTCTCATTGCGAGGCCAGGGTAACCGCCATACTGGAAGAGATGAAGGTTCCCCGTTTCTCGGTAAACCTGTCGGAGAAGACCGTCACGGTCGAGACCGACGACCTTAAAAGGGTGATAGATGCCCTCGACGACGGCGGCTACGAGGCCGAGGAGATCTAGCGGGGGAAACCCCGCTTTTTTTGTCCCATGAAATACGGACGGTTTCTATGGGTCTCGTTTCTCGGAGGTATCGCCAGAGGCGTAGGCTTCGCCCTGGGCCTGACCGTTGTGGCGGCGGCCCTTCTTTGGGGGCTGGTCGGGTTTCTCAGGACAGTGGTGGACTGGAACCTGCCCTTCGTCGGTAAATACGTGGCCCAGTTTCTGCAGGTGGTAAACGACCAGATGCACCTGCTTCAAAACGGCGTCAGATAAGGCGTCTATTAGGGCGTCTGTGGAAGGATGATAGCATGGGAGAGGAGAAAAAGAGCGTATCGCTCACCGTGACGGGGATGACCTGCGCATCCTGTTCCAGAATAGTGGAGAAAAGACTTTCGAAGATCGACGGAGTCGCCTTCGCTGCGGTCAACCTTGGCACCGAGACGGCCTTCGTAGTTTTGGAAAAGGACGTGCCGCTGGAGGCCCTGGAGGAGGCCGTGACCAAGGCGGGATACGGCGTCTCTCGGGAGAGACCGGCGGATCTCGAGAGCAGACGCTACTCCGAGGCAAGACGCAACCTTATCCTCGCCTGGGTCGTCACAGGCCCCCTTATGGCCCTGATGATACCCCACATGGCGGGCTATCACGTCTTTGGATATCACTGGATGGAGATAGCCGGAGGTGCCTTGGTGATATTCGGCGCCGGATGGCGTTCTCTCAGAGGGGCCTGGATAGCCCTCAGCCACGGACACGGCAATATGGACGTGCTGGTCTGTCTCGGAGCCCTGGCGGCGTGGTCCACGGCCATACTGGCCCGGTCCGGCATCGCCGTATCGTCCTTCGGGGCGGTGGGGGCCATGATAGTGGCCCTTCACGTCACGGGACGGTTTATAGAGTCTCACCTCAGGGACAGGGCCTCCAAGGAGATCAGGGCGCTTGTGGGAATACAGGCCCGGGAGGCCAGGGTGGTCCGAGAGGACGGGGAGGTCACCGTTCCGATAGAGGCGGTGTCGTCCGGAATGGTTCTGTCGGTTCGGCCGGGAGAGAGGATACCCTCCGACGGAGTCGTACTGTCCGGCCGCTCCGCCGTGGACGAGTCCATGATAACAGGGGAGCCCATGCCGGTTTCCAAGGAAGAGGGCCACGAGGTCACGGGAGGATCCGTCGCTGTGACGGGATCCCTGAAAATAGAGGTTACCCGCACCGGAGAGGACACGTTTTTGTCCAGGATGATTGCCCTCATAGAGGAGGCTCAGGGAGCCAAGATACCCATACAGGCCTTTGCAGACAGGGTGACCGGGGCCTTCGTGCCGGTGGTGGCCTCTCTGGCCCTGGCTTCCGGGCTGTTCTGGTATCTCGGGGTGGACCGTTTCGGATGGATACTGGACCAGGCATCCCGCTGGATACCCTGGGTCGTCTCCGCAAGAGATCCCCTTTCGGTGGGGCTCTTCGCCTTCGTCACCACCATAGTGATAGCCTGTCCCTGTGCCCTTGGGTTGGCTACCCCCATGGCCCTCATAACCGGAACCGGTGCCGCCTCTAAAAAGGGCATAGTGATAGGCAACGCCGAGGCCATACAGACCGCCGGAGACGTAACGGTGGTGGTGCTGGACAAGACCGGCACCCTGACGGAGGGACACCCAGAGGTGACCCGGATATCTCTGGATTCCCGCTCTCTGGCCGTGGCTGTGGCCATGGAGTCGGCGTCCAACCACCCTCTTGCCAAGGCCATAGCCGCTCTGGACGCCGACCCCATAGACCTGGAATCGGTGGAGGAGATAGCCGGAGAGGGGCTTACCGCCGTAGTGGACGGCGAGACATGGACCCTGGGACGACCGAAGTCCATGGAAAACTACGAGGAGATGACCCAGGCGGGCCGAACCGTGGTGGAGGTCCGAAAGGACGGCGAGATCATGGGATTCCTGGCCCTGGAGGACCCCATCAGGCCCGAGTCGGCCGACGCAGTGTCGGAGCTTAAAAAACTGGGCATAAGGCCGGTGATGGCCACCGGGGACAACCGGGGCGCCGCCGAGCTGGTGGCGGACGCCGTCGGAATAGACCGATCGGACGTCCATGCCGGTATTAAGCCGGAGGACAAACTGGCCATAATCCGATCGGAGCAGAGCAGGGGCGGCAAGGTCCTGATGGTTGGAGACGGCATGAACGACGCCGCGGCCCTCAAGGGCGCCGACGTCGGGGTCGCCGTGGGATCCGGCACCGACCTTGCCATAGACAGTGCCGACATGGTCATAGTCTCCGGAGGAGCGGAACGCATCGCTCAGGGAATAGCCCTCTCCAGAAAGACATTCTCCGTCATAAGGCAGAACCTGCTCTGGGCCTTCGGCTACAACCTGCTGGCCCTTCCCCTGGCCATGGCGGGGCTGCTCCACCCGGTGGTGGCCGAGGTCGCCATGACCTTCAGCTCCATATCGGTGATACTCAACTCCATGAGAGTCGGCCGTTGACCAAAATACCCTGCTAGGGTATAATTCATATCGAAATGGGCTAAGTTGCATGACCCCGGCAGTTTATGCTAGTTTGAAATAAAAAAGGAGGAGTCGTCATGACCGTAAAAGTTTACTCGACCC encodes the following:
- a CDS encoding Txe/YoeB family addiction module toxin; this translates as MIKTWSDQAWEDYLYWQKECSKTLKKINKLIKDIDRNGYEGIGDPEPLKGDLAGWWSRRINRFDRIVYRINGGAIEIAQCRSHYGSKDSAINWSPDKNAR
- a CDS encoding DUF5665 domain-containing protein, whose translation is MKYGRFLWVSFLGGIARGVGFALGLTVVAAALLWGLVGFLRTVVDWNLPFVGKYVAQFLQVVNDQMHLLQNGVR
- a CDS encoding type II toxin-antitoxin system RelB/DinJ family antitoxin, whose protein sequence is MGKVLVQAKIDDGIKNEAVEIFQTLGIDTASAIRMFFHSVVNEGGLPFDLKVKDPFYSPANMERLRKSIASLEAGKGSSHELVGTEDDKDLV
- a CDS encoding heavy metal translocating P-type ATPase yields the protein MGEEKKSVSLTVTGMTCASCSRIVEKRLSKIDGVAFAAVNLGTETAFVVLEKDVPLEALEEAVTKAGYGVSRERPADLESRRYSEARRNLILAWVVTGPLMALMIPHMAGYHVFGYHWMEIAGGALVIFGAGWRSLRGAWIALSHGHGNMDVLVCLGALAAWSTAILARSGIAVSSFGAVGAMIVALHVTGRFIESHLRDRASKEIRALVGIQAREARVVREDGEVTVPIEAVSSGMVLSVRPGERIPSDGVVLSGRSAVDESMITGEPMPVSKEEGHEVTGGSVAVTGSLKIEVTRTGEDTFLSRMIALIEEAQGAKIPIQAFADRVTGAFVPVVASLALASGLFWYLGVDRFGWILDQASRWIPWVVSARDPLSVGLFAFVTTIVIACPCALGLATPMALITGTGAASKKGIVIGNAEAIQTAGDVTVVVLDKTGTLTEGHPEVTRISLDSRSLAVAVAMESASNHPLAKAIAALDADPIDLESVEEIAGEGLTAVVDGETWTLGRPKSMENYEEMTQAGRTVVEVRKDGEIMGFLALEDPIRPESADAVSELKKLGIRPVMATGDNRGAAELVADAVGIDRSDVHAGIKPEDKLAIIRSEQSRGGKVLMVGDGMNDAAALKGADVGVAVGSGTDLAIDSADMVIVSGGAERIAQGIALSRKTFSVIRQNLLWAFGYNLLALPLAMAGLLHPVVAEVAMTFSSISVILNSMRVGR
- a CDS encoding DnaJ C-terminal domain-containing protein; translated protein: MSVQYKDYYEILGVSRSAQESEIKRAYRKLAKKYHPDVNKSAEGEKRYKEVNEAYEVLRDPKKRKLYDELGPNWQNGQDFAPPGGGYGGYGPGGGRVHMDFGGDMGGFSDFFKTIFGNMGGMGMDGMSMGDDMFFGGGGQSRGQDQSVNLEIPLSDAAKAPIKRKMTLQGPRGRRTLEVNLPRGIADGSKLTLKGQGGQSGGGPRGDLHITVKLIEDPRFEIRGHDLTTTVKVTPWDAALGMDALAVSTLDGSVKIKLPPGTQTGRRLRLKGKGLPLRGSGNGDLYVKIEIVIPEKLTDRERELFEALREESTFEPK
- a CDS encoding heavy-metal-associated domain-containing protein; translated protein: MTSHLLKVPDMSCSHCEARVTAILEEMKVPRFSVNLSEKTVTVETDDLKRVIDALDDGGYEAEEI
- a CDS encoding ABC transporter ATP-binding protein, with translation MSSTTLLEVNDLHVEVEGREVLKGVSLKIGEGEVHAIFGPNGSGKTTLLGSVMGLGKYSVTKGTILFGGTDITGMSVDERARLGVGMSFQRPPTINGVKLRSLLEICDGGDSAEIEALSEKLNVTSFLDREVNAGLSGGELKRVELLQLLLQKPELVFLDEPESGVDLENMALIGRASASVLGRERPISACEGCPGTSCRVDISLKEMKELRYKAGLLITHTGHIMDYVNVDKGHVMMDGRIVCSGNAGDILAEIRRSGYSECFRCLVKEGVRS
- a CDS encoding SufB/SufD family protein — protein: MDIDRKAYGHRAPERPELARLADLPEEDKATLVRSGIDPDAQVSGSFMLTDSSTVHCDCSDPNVEVLPMQTAMDLHDGLKEYSWNLMEKESDQVDGGYFIRSRPGATVTYPLQTCLYLAEDRSAQDVHNIVIAEEGSTLNILSGCASAPGVRSGLHVGISEIYVKKGATLSFTMVHNWAEEMAVRPKTKVMVEEGGTFISNYICLKPAKDLVMYPTAILNGEGAVATFNSVFLATPGSTIDSGSRVILKAPDTRAEVVSRAVSMGGKIYARGHLVGEVPGVKAHLECDGLILSDSGLIHAIPELEARCNDLEMSHEAAVGKIAQEEIEYLMARGLSEEDARSLIIKGFLSLDIMGLPDELKRDMEETIRKAGSEGAM